The uncultured Mailhella sp. genome segment CCCGCTCATGGGCATGTTTGGCGAGTCCCACGGTTTCCAGCGCCCTGCGGGCGCGCTCCACGGGACGGTCGAGCCCTGCGGCCCGGGCCCAGAAAAGCAGATTTTCCTCCGCGTCCAGCCCCGGATAAAGGAAGGTGGCGTGCGCCATGTACCCGAGCTTTTCTTCGGGCACGAGGCGCTTCACGGAACCGGCGTCCGGCTTCGTGAGGCCCGCCATCACGCGCATGAGCGTGGATTTGCCCGCGCCGTTGGCTCCGGCCAGCAGGCTGAGCGTGCCCGGCATGAGCGCCACATCGACGCGACGGAACAGCAGCCTCGGACCGAAGGCCTTGGCCACGCCGC includes the following:
- a CDS encoding ABC transporter ATP-binding protein produces the protein MDEVRPLLELRGVAKAFGPRLLFRRVDVALMPGTLSLLAGANGAGKSTLMRVMAGLTKPDAGSVKRLVPEEKLGYMAHATFLYPGLDAEENLLFWARAAGLDRPVERARRALETVGLAKHAHERAGIFSRGMAQRLNLARLLLSEPSLILLDEPATGLDVSSRRMLMELMLKARSEGAAVLWISHDTASDARHADRILTLENRSLKEEAGGLSC